A window of Flammeovirga kamogawensis genomic DNA:
TTAAAGGTAAAGTTTGCTCTATTTGGCTTGATTTGATTTTGATAGATAAAGTATCGTAGTCTTTTTGTAAGAACATTTTTACAAGTACAAATGCTCCATATAACACAATCCCTGCAGGAATTGTCATCTTCAATAAGTCTAAAAGGTCTGTCGTCATGTTTAAAAAAATTTATATTGATGTACAATATTAGTAACCTCTTTGTTCTATATCAATTTCTGAGGGGTGTGATTGATAAAATCCATCACTTATTTTATTAGAAAATGTTTTCAAGGTGTTTTCCAATGGAAATAAACACCAAATATAGGCTTTGATTTGACATCATATAGACTGATTTTAGTTAAAAAAACTCCTTTTTAAAGAAGATCAATATTAAATCTCTTTAAAAAGGAGTCTTATGAGTGTTCAATAACAATTATATCTATTCAATTACTATTAAAAGTGAAATCAACATAAATTTTAATTTGTTTTACGATAAGCTAATATGGCCATAGTATTTACAACGGCTGCATATATACTTATTATGATAAAATTATTTTTTACATCTGTAAATGTTGCACCTTTTAATAAAACATTTCTCATTACTTCAATAAAATACCTTACAGGGTTTAAAAGGGTAATGTTTTGAGCCCATACTGGCATATTTTCAATAGGCGTAAATAAACCGCTCAACAAAACAAATACAATCATAAAGAACCATGCTATAAACATAGACTGTTGTTGTGTATCAGCTTTTGTAGATATAAAAAGACCAATTCCTAATACTACTAGAAGGTAGATCATGGCGAAAGAGAAAATGATATATAATGGTCCTAGTAGAGGAACATTAAAAAATAGTTTTGCTATTACTAAGCCAAATGATAACACGAACATACCAATACACCAAAATGGAAGTAATTTACCAACAATAAACTCACCCTTAGTTATTGGTGTAACATTCAGTTGCTCTATAGTACCAATTTCTTTCTCTTTTACAATATTCATTGATGTTAAAAATAATCCAATCATGCTTACTAGTAGAACCAATAACCCAGGAACCATATAAAACTTATAATTCAGAGTTGGATTGTACCAGTTTTTCATCGAAAAATTTATTTGAAAAGGCTCCATTCCCTTTTCTTTTAAAACATCTGAAAAATCATGACTTTTTAAGAATTCTTCTCTAAATTCTTGAATAATCGTTTGTGAATAAGATGCTGATACTCCAGCAGTCATTCCATCAATTGCATTAACTTTTGCAGAAAGGTCTACAGGTTTATTATTGATGAGATCTTTTTCAAAATCATTTGGTATCTCTAACGAAATACTTGCTGAACCATTCTGTAATACCTCTCCATGAGGGTCTGTAGCATTTCTAAAGTTTACAATAGAAAAGTAATTAGAGGCCTCATATTTAGAAATTAATTGCTGTGATAAATGGGAGTGATCTCTATCAACAATTTCGATTTTTATATCTTTTACATCAAAAGTTGCAGCAAACGATAGTACCAATAATTGTACAATTGGCATAACAAAGATAATAGGAAGCATTCCTTTATCTCTGAATATCTGTTTAAACTCTTTTTGGAGTATAAATTTTAATGCACTCATATATTTATTTTTTATAATGATTTAAAACCATTATTAATCGTCTAATCTAATTTTGAAACGTTTTACACTTACAGCAATTAATACAATAAACATAAAGCAAAGAACAGCTGTTTCTTTCCAAATGTATGCTATTGTTACGCCTTTTAGCATTACCGATTTTATGATAATATTAAAGTAAGTGGCTGGTACAATACTAGAGACTACTTGAAGAGGCAAAGGCATATTTTCAACTGGGAAAATAAAACCTGAGAGCAACATTGTAGGTAAAAACATTGCAAATAATGAAATCATTAATGCCAGTTGCTGAGTTTCTGCAATTGTAGAAACAAAGATTCCTAATGCTAAAACCACTAAACAATAAAGAATAATTTCTCCAATCAATAATGCATAGTTACCTAGTACTGGTACCTCAAATAAATATTTGCCTAAACCAATAATTATCGATGCATTTAAGAAAGATAGAAGGAGGTATGGAACTACTTTACCAAGAATTATGGTAAAAGGATGCATGGGCGATGCCAATAAAACTTCCATTGTTCCTGTCTCAATTTCTCTTGTTATGGCAATAGATGTCATCATGGTACAGACAAGCATTAAAATAATAGTGATCAATCCAGGTACAAACATGTAAACAGAAAGTAATTCCGGATTGTACCTCATTTCTACTTCAGTATTAATTAATGCAGGAGGAGGCAAATGAACTTGCGACATTTCATTTTCAATCAAATAACTTTGTACTTGCATCTGTAAGTATGTACCTACCTGAGTACCTGTGTTAGGGTCTGATGCATCGGAAATGATTTGAATATTAGCAGTCTTACTTTTCTTTAAATCCTCACTAAATTTTGGAGGAAAAACAAGAGTAGCTTTTATTTTACCTTCTCTAAATGTTTTATCAATTTCGTCTGTTGAGGTTAGATATTTATCTAAATCAAAGTAAGAAGTTGATAGTACCTTGTCTATAATTTTTTGACTATGTTCATCTTTTGCCATGTCTAACACGGCAATCTTTACATTTTTAATTTCATTTGATATTGCAAACCCAAATAGAATAATTTGAACGATTGGAATGCCAAATAGAATCAATAATGTACGTTTATCTCTAAATATGTGATAAAACTCTTTTTTTATTATTCCACCTAATCTACCCATAATTTTATTTGATAGTGTAGTTTTCACCACGTGCAATTTTTACAAAAACTTCATCCATATTATCGGCATTGAACTCTTTTTTAAGTTCTTTGGGAGACCCATAACCTGCAATTTTGCCATCTACCATCATAGAAATTCTATTGCAATATTCAGCTTCATCCATATAATGTGTGGTAACAAATACTGTAGTTCCAGAATCACTAGCTTCGTAAATCAATTCCCAAAATTGCCTTCGTGTAATGGGATCAACACCTCCTGTGGGTTCATCAAGAAAAACAACTTTAGGATGATGTATCGTCGCGACAGAGAAAGCAATTTTTTGCTTCCATCCAAGAGGAACTTCTTTAAGTAATTTATGAGAGACATCAGATAAGCCGAGTCTTTGGATCATATCATTACTTCTGTCTTTCAATTCCTCTTTTGATAAACCATAAATACCTCCAAAGAAATGGATGTTTTCTAATAATGTTAGGTCGTCATATAAAGAGAACTTTTGACTCATATAGCCAATGTTCTTTTTAATTTCCTCTTGTTGAGTAAAGACATCATAACCAGCAACACTAGCTTCTCCAGAAGTAGGAGATAGGAGTCCTGTAAGCATTTTCATAGCTGTACTTTTTCCGGCTCCATTTGCACCAAGAAAACCAAATATCTCACCTTTTTTTACATCAAAGGTGATTTCATTTACAGCTTTAAAATCACCAAATTTTTTGGTTAATTTATTTGCTGTTATAATATTATTTCCAGTTTCCATTATCTATTTCTTTTGAGCGTTCATCAAACGAATAAATACATCTTCAATATTCGATTTAATTTCTTTTATAGAGACTTTTTTATAACCTTCTTTTTCAATATAGTCTTGCAAGTCAGCCTTTATATCTGCGTCTCTCTTATCTGTATAGTGAAGCAATTCTCCAAAAGGAAAAACACTATCTATAAACTCATATTTTCTTAATGTTTTGATAAGATGATAATTGGAGCCATCTACTTCAATAGCATATAATTTTTTATTAAAAGATGCTGCTATATTTTCAGGTGAGTCAATACTTAAAATTTCACCATTGTTTATTAAAGCAACTTTATCACATAAATCTGCTTCGTCCATATAAGGAGTAGAGACTACTATTGTGATATTGTGTTTTTTTAATCCTTTAATAATATTCCAGAATTCTTTTCTAGATACAGGGTCAACACCAGTAGTAGGTTCATCTAAGAACAATACTTTTGGGTAGTGAATCATTGCAGCACAAAGTGCTAATTTCTGCTTCATACCACCTGAAAGTGCACCTGCTTTACGATCGTTAAAAGGCTCTATTTGTTGATAGATATCTTTAATCAAATCATAACTTTTAGCTATTGTAGTGCCAAAAGTAGTTGCAAAAAACTCTAAATTTTCTTTTACACTTAAGTCCTCATACAGAGAAAACTTACCAGGCATGTACCCTATATTATTTCTAATATATTGGTAATCAACTTTAGGGTCTTTACCTATTACAGTAGCAGTGCCACTATCAGCCACCATTAATGAAGCCAATATTCTAATTAAGGTAGTTTTACCAGCTCCATCAGGACCAATTAATCCGAAAATTTCATTTTGCTCTACCTTAAAAGAGATACCTTTTAAAGCTTCTACTATTTCTTTTTTTCCGTAAGACTTCTTAAGGTCTTTAACTTCTATAACTGACATATTAATTGCTGTTTAGAAGTTGATCTCTGCAGGCATTCCTATTCTGTATAGACCGTCTTTATTTTGAACTTTTACTTTAAAAGCATAGATAAGACTAACTCTTTCTTCTTTAGTCTGGATTGTTTTAGGTGTAAATTCTGCTTTATCAGAAATCCACTCAACAATGCCTTGTGTTTGATTTAAAGTACCGTCTTTTCCGTCTGTTAAAACAGTTACTTTTTGTCCAATTTTCACCCCATTTAATTGGGTTGCAGTGGCATACGCTTTTACTTTAATGGTAGACAGATTTGCAACTTTATACAAGGGTCTACCGATACTTGTCATCTCACCTCTTTCAGCGTATTTCTGTAAAACAGTACCAGTTATTGGAGAAATGATATTACATCTGTCAATATGTTCACTTAAAACGTCTACCTTTTTACTTAAAGGGCCATACTGACTTAGAGTTGCTCTATTAGAATCTTTTATCTTTCTTCGTGTAGCTTCCAATTGTTTCTCGTTAATTGCTAATGAAGAATTAACTTGATCCAATTGTTGCTGAGTTGCAGCTTCTGTTGCAAATAATTTCTCTAAACGATCTTTATCAATCATTAATTTTTTATGTTGAGCTTCATAAACAGCAATTTGCTCATGAATACTCATAACTTTAGAGCCTAGAGCTGCAATGTTAGCCAATACCTCTTCTTTTTGGAGGTGAAGTAGGACAGTGTCTACTAAACCAACCTGATCACCTTCTTTGACTTTTTGACCTTCTAGGACATCAAAATTTACAAGTTGACCATTACTTTCTGCTGAAACTATTACCTCAATAGCTTCAAAATTACCATAAGCATCTGATTTATTATCCTCATTAGAGCATGAGAAAAGTGATGCGGCACCTAAAGTTAGAAGTGCAATTCCTTTAGAATAAATTGATGTATATATATTGAATTTCATTGTTTCTGATGTTTAATATTAAAGAAGTCCTTTCGTCATTGCTAAGTGATATTGTGTTTGTAATAGCTGTAACTCGTGCGATGATAAATTCAATTTCGCATCAGTTAACGCATTTAGTGCAGATACATACTTAGCAGAAGTAGCAGCACCGTTATCAAGCTGACCTTTTGAACGAATAGCATTGCGTTCTTGAATTTTAATAATCTCATTATCTTGAGTTATTAACTTCTCTAGTTGGTCAATACTAGCTTGAATCTGAACTATCTGTGAGTTCATTGTTTTACTAAATGTTTCTAACTCCGTATTAATCACTTCTTTTTGTATTTGAGTGACTTGTCTTTCTCTACTGTTTTTACCATAATCAAATGGTTTCCACGCAAACTTAAGACCTACTTGATAGAAGAAATCGCCATCTACTAGAAAGAAGTTATAAGGGTTGGGAGTACCATAACCACCAATAGCATAAGCAGAAACAACTGGTAAACGTTGTGTTTTTAACATGTCACTCATTACATCCATACTTTGTGTTTGAAGTTTGTACATTTCAACCTCAGGACGATTATAATCAGCAGATAAAGAGACTGTCATTTCTGGACGTACAAGTTCAATTGTATTCCATTCATTTTCTCTTTCTAACCATATACACAATGCTTTTAAGGCTCCATTCTTTTGTGCCTCTACAGATAGTAATTTTTGTTGAGCCTTGAAATATTCAACTTTTAAAGCATCTGTTGTACTTGGTAATGCAGCACCACCAGCTTCTAGAGCTTCTACTTCTTTAAGTTGATTTTCTAACTCTTTAATTACTCCATCTTTTATTAAAGCCTCTTGCTCTTGGTAACTTAATGCAGCGAAATAAATCTGTGATATAGATTCCTTTACAGAAAACTGCTTAACACTGTTTTCTTGAATTTTGATGCCATATTCAGAACTTGATTGAGCCAGTTTCTTTTTCTTGATATTCCCATTGTAAATAGCGTAATCTACAGAT
This region includes:
- a CDS encoding ABC transporter permease, producing MSALKFILQKEFKQIFRDKGMLPIIFVMPIVQLLVLSFAATFDVKDIKIEIVDRDHSHLSQQLISKYEASNYFSIVNFRNATDPHGEVLQNGSASISLEIPNDFEKDLINNKPVDLSAKVNAIDGMTAGVSASYSQTIIQEFREEFLKSHDFSDVLKEKGMEPFQINFSMKNWYNPTLNYKFYMVPGLLVLLVSMIGLFLTSMNIVKEKEIGTIEQLNVTPITKGEFIVGKLLPFWCIGMFVLSFGLVIAKLFFNVPLLGPLYIIFSFAMIYLLVVLGIGLFISTKADTQQQSMFIAWFFMIVFVLLSGLFTPIENMPVWAQNITLLNPVRYFIEVMRNVLLKGATFTDVKNNFIIISIYAAVVNTMAILAYRKTN
- a CDS encoding ABC transporter permease, with amino-acid sequence MKTTLSNKIMGRLGGIIKKEFYHIFRDKRTLLILFGIPIVQIILFGFAISNEIKNVKIAVLDMAKDEHSQKIIDKVLSTSYFDLDKYLTSTDEIDKTFREGKIKATLVFPPKFSEDLKKSKTANIQIISDASDPNTGTQVGTYLQMQVQSYLIENEMSQVHLPPPALINTEVEMRYNPELLSVYMFVPGLITIILMLVCTMMTSIAITREIETGTMEVLLASPMHPFTIILGKVVPYLLLSFLNASIIIGLGKYLFEVPVLGNYALLIGEIILYCLVVLALGIFVSTIAETQQLALMISLFAMFLPTMLLSGFIFPVENMPLPLQVVSSIVPATYFNIIIKSVMLKGVTIAYIWKETAVLCFMFIVLIAVSVKRFKIRLDD
- a CDS encoding ABC transporter ATP-binding protein, with protein sequence METGNNIITANKLTKKFGDFKAVNEITFDVKKGEIFGFLGANGAGKSTAMKMLTGLLSPTSGEASVAGYDVFTQQEEIKKNIGYMSQKFSLYDDLTLLENIHFFGGIYGLSKEELKDRSNDMIQRLGLSDVSHKLLKEVPLGWKQKIAFSVATIHHPKVVFLDEPTGGVDPITRRQFWELIYEASDSGTTVFVTTHYMDEAEYCNRISMMVDGKIAGYGSPKELKKEFNADNMDEVFVKIARGENYTIK
- a CDS encoding ABC transporter ATP-binding protein, which gives rise to MSVIEVKDLKKSYGKKEIVEALKGISFKVEQNEIFGLIGPDGAGKTTLIRILASLMVADSGTATVIGKDPKVDYQYIRNNIGYMPGKFSLYEDLSVKENLEFFATTFGTTIAKSYDLIKDIYQQIEPFNDRKAGALSGGMKQKLALCAAMIHYPKVLFLDEPTTGVDPVSRKEFWNIIKGLKKHNITIVVSTPYMDEADLCDKVALINNGEILSIDSPENIAASFNKKLYAIEVDGSNYHLIKTLRKYEFIDSVFPFGELLHYTDKRDADIKADLQDYIEKEGYKKVSIKEIKSNIEDVFIRLMNAQKK
- a CDS encoding HlyD family secretion protein; this encodes MKFNIYTSIYSKGIALLTLGAASLFSCSNEDNKSDAYGNFEAIEVIVSAESNGQLVNFDVLEGQKVKEGDQVGLVDTVLLHLQKEEVLANIAALGSKVMSIHEQIAVYEAQHKKLMIDKDRLEKLFATEAATQQQLDQVNSSLAINEKQLEATRRKIKDSNRATLSQYGPLSKKVDVLSEHIDRCNIISPITGTVLQKYAERGEMTSIGRPLYKVANLSTIKVKAYATATQLNGVKIGQKVTVLTDGKDGTLNQTQGIVEWISDKAEFTPKTIQTKEERVSLIYAFKVKVQNKDGLYRIGMPAEINF
- a CDS encoding TolC family protein; its protein translation is MNKVNSRYLYLLLLVFGFSFPLIAQTKITFEQAEKEALEKHPLSEQKEMYSRMQETEKEAISKDRLPQFGIQGKIGYFSDVISPTDPNAPAAAVFPEIPHTQWQTYASVDYAIYNGNIKKKKLAQSSSEYGIKIQENSVKQFSVKESISQIYFAALSYQEQEALIKDGVIKELENQLKEVEALEAGGAALPSTTDALKVEYFKAQQKLLSVEAQKNGALKALCIWLERENEWNTIELVRPEMTVSLSADYNRPEVEMYKLQTQSMDVMSDMLKTQRLPVVSAYAIGGYGTPNPYNFFLVDGDFFYQVGLKFAWKPFDYGKNSRERQVTQIQKEVINTELETFSKTMNSQIVQIQASIDQLEKLITQDNEIIKIQERNAIRSKGQLDNGAATSAKYVSALNALTDAKLNLSSHELQLLQTQYHLAMTKGLL